A section of the Procambarus clarkii isolate CNS0578487 chromosome 38, FALCON_Pclarkii_2.0, whole genome shotgun sequence genome encodes:
- the LOC138372226 gene encoding neurensin-1-like: protein MDDSESEAAETEPLVRHGTGTVHAGAETTETAAARGRVAGPRSPGVRPLANIRPRLSLVPETNEKSAEEDNEQRSCKGWSEKAAPDSPTPICPIFGVKNYLHQFYEKQDISDPALYEDLPPMEQVFLVKHGDSGCSSSVFRLSLVLGGLLLLLGVVAFVVAAVAARRTVVVGQNGGVSVVDKVASAHNAQVDALLLVGLVAVTLGSSVVAAALISRTFCSRPEEPIYPFRMGQYVLEPPLSPMDAKVPVTERLTQVQPTWGLASYTSVRSLMPLP from the exons ATGGATGATAGCGAATCAGAAGCGGCAGAGACGGAGCCGCTGGTGCGTCATGGGACTGGAACTGTCCACGCGGGGGCGGAGACGACGGAGACGGCGGCGGCGAGGGGGCGTGTGGCTGGCCCAAGGTCACCAGGGGTTCGACCCCTTGCAAACATCCGGCCGCGACTCTCCCTCGTGCCTGAGACAAATGAGAAGAGTGCTGAGGAGGACAACGAGCAGCGGAGTTGTAAAGGATGGAGCGAGAAGGCCGCTCCGGATTCCCCGACGCCCATCTGTCCAATATTCGGTGTGAAGAACTACCTTCACCAGTTCTACGAGAAGCAGGATATCAGCGACCCAGCCCTCTATGAGGACCTGCCTCCG ATGGAGCAAGTGTTCCTGGTCAAGCACGGGGACAGCGGCTGCTCCTCCTCGGTGTTCCGTCTCTCACTGGTCCTGGGAGGTCTCCTGCTGCTTCTGGGGGTCGTCGCCTTCGTCGTCGCAGCCGTCGCCGCCAGGAGGACCGTCGTTGTCGGACAG AACGGCGGGGTATCAGTGGTGGACAAAGTGGCCTCAGCACACAACGCCCAGGTGGACGCCCTCCTGCTGGTGGGCCTGGTGGCCGTCACTCTGGGGTCCTCAGTGGTGGCTGCTGCTCTCATATCCCGCACTTTCTGCTCCAGACCCGAGGAACCCATATATCCCTTCAG GATGGGCCAATACGTGCTGGAGCCGCCTCTCTCCCCGATGGACGCCAAGGTGCCTGTGACGGAACGCCTGACTCAAGTGCAACCTACATGGGGACTAGCGAGCTACACTAGCGTCAGGAGTCTCATGCCCCTCCCATGA